In the genome of Carassius carassius chromosome 47, fCarCar2.1, whole genome shotgun sequence, one region contains:
- the nsa2 gene encoding ribosome biogenesis protein NSA2 homolog produces the protein MPQNEHIELHRKRHGYRLDHHERKRKKESREAHERSHKAKKMIGLKAKLYHKQRHAEKIQMKKTIKMHEQRKSKQKDDDKTPEGAVPAYLLDREGQSRAKVLSNMIKQKRKEKAGKWEVPLPKVRAQGETEVLKVIRTGKRQKKAWKRMVTKVCFVGDGFTRKPPKYERFIRPMGLRFKKAHVTHPELKATFCLPILGVKKNPSSSLYTTLGVITKGTVIEVNVSELGLVTQGGKVIWGKYAQVTNNPENDGCINAVLLV, from the exons ATG ccgCAGAACGAGCACATCGAGTTACACCGCAAGCGGCATGGCTATCGTCTGGACCACCacgagaggaagaggaagaaggagagCCGAGAGGCGCACGAGAGATCGCACAAAGCCAAAAAGATGATCGGCCTCAAAGCCAAACTCTACCACAAACAGAGACACGCCGAGAAGATCCAGATGAAGAAGAC CATTAAGATGCATGAGCAGAGGAAGAGCAAACAGAAAGACGATGACAAGACCCCAGAAGGGGCGGTGCCAGCTTACCTGCTGGACAGAGAGGGCCAATCACGCGCCAAGGTTCTCTCCAACATGATCAAACAGAAGAGGAAAGAGAAAGCT GGAAAGTGGGAGGTTCCTCTCCCGAAGGTCCGAGCCCAGGGCGAAACCGAGGTTCTGAAGGTCATCCGCACAGGAAAGAGACAGAAAAAGGCCTGGAAGAGGATGGTGACCAAAGTCTGTTTCGTAGGAGACGGATTCACACGCAAACCGCCCAAATATGAGCGCTTCATCAGACCTATG GGTCTGAGGTTTAAGAAGGCACACGTCACTCATCCTGAGCTGAAGGCCACCTTCTGTTTGCCCATCCTGGGTGTGAAGAAGAACCCGTCCTCCTCCCTTTACACCACTCTAGGGGTCATCACCAAGGGAACGGTCATTGAGGTCAACGTCAGTGAGCTTGGATTGGTCACGCAGGGCGGGAAGGTCATCTGGG GTAAATATGCCCAGGTGACGAATAACCCCGAAAACGATGGTTGCATTAATGCCGTTTTGCTTGTATAA
- the tor1 gene encoding torsin family 1 isoform X1: MKNIDDCFSKMKCRPPRAWTTVLLCVLIAGRLVEAIELVCSSLLLGTGVAALGRKLYHYLYETCNKNWLNFNVTGLKNDLNTKLYGQHVAAEVIIKAVTGFMNNKTPKKPLVLSLHGWTGTGKNFVSQLIAENIYEKGMTSNFVHLFTATAHFPHEAHIDSYKTQLQEWIRGNVSICPRSMFIFDEMDKMHPGLIDSIKPYLDFYDNLNGVSYRQAIFIFLSNAGGENIVQVALDFWRDAREREDIQLKDLETALSLSVFNNKNSGFWHTSLIDKNLVDFFVPFLPLEYKHIIQCGLAEMVSKGHVPDKEVVETMARDLNYFPKEERVFSMKGCKVIPSRLDFYI; this comes from the exons aTGAAAAATATAGATGATTGTTTTAGTAAAATGAAATGTCGGCCGCCTCGCGCATGGACCACCGTGCTGCTCTGCGTCCTGATCGCAGGGCGGCTGGTGGAGGCCATAGAGCTCGTGTGCAGCTCGCTGCTGCTGGGGACCGGAGTCGCAGCGCTGGGCAGGAAGCTCTATCACTATTTATACGAAACCTGTAATAAGAACTGGCTCAACTTTAATGTGACAG GACTGAAGAATGACCTCAACACGAAGCTGTACGGGCAGCATGTCGCTGCTGAGGTCATCATCAAAGCCGTCACGGGCTTCATGAACAACAAAACCCCCAAGAAACCACTGGTTCTGTCCCTCCACGGCTGGACGGGGACCGGGAAGAACTTTGTGAGCCAACTTATAGCAGAAAATATTTACGAGAAAGGGATGACGAGCAACTTCGTTCATCTGTTTACAGCGACAGCGCACTTTCCCCATGAGGCTCACATCGACTCGTACAAG acCCAGTTACAGGAGTGGATACGAGGGAATGTTTCCATCTGCCCGCGTTCAATGTTCATCTTTGATGAAATGGATAAAATGCATCCCGGGCTTATCGACAGTATTAAACCTTACCTGGACTTCTATGACAACCTGAACGGAGTGTCGTACAGACAGGCCATCTTCATCTTCCTCAG CAATGCCGGGGGTGAGAACATCGTCCAGGTGGCTCTGGATTTCTGGAGGGATGCTAGAGAACGAGAGGACATCCAGCTGAAGGATCTAGAGACGGCACTTTCACTGTCAGtcttcaacaacaaaaaca GTGGTTTCTGGCACACTAGTTTAATCGATAAGAACCTGGTGGATTTCTTCGTGCCGTTCCTTCCTCTGGAGTACAAGCACATCATTCAGTGCGGTTTGGCTGAGATGGTCTCCAAGGGTCACGTCCCAGATAAAGAAGTGGTTGAAACCATGGCCCGCGACCTGAACTACTTCCCTAAAGAGGAGCGTGTTTTCTCCATGAAGGGCTGCAAGGTTATTCCCAGCAGACTGGACTTCTATATTTGA
- the st6galnac4 gene encoding alpha-N-acetyl-neuraminyl-2,3-beta-galactosyl-1,3-N-acetyl-galactosaminide alpha-2,6-sialyltransferase isoform X1 — MKSLRFPWICLVLFSVCLLLWYSHVMRSGFNMKTGLRGYVRVQLNTRSASHFLDFRCGRCAVVSSSGQMLGGGRGQEIDQHDCVIRMNVAPIVGFEADVGNRTSLRVVSHTSVPHLLRQQGYFFGPEAGTTYVIWGPEKNMRQDGKGKIYNALVMLAKKYPHTNIYTVTREKVQYCDSIFQNETGKNRMKSGAFLSTGFFTMILALEVCDSILVYGMIDGSYCSNANHSFVPYHYYEPSRLDECRMYRAHEHAKRGGHRFITEKLIYSRWASQGKLQLIYPPWPPQEHLQD; from the exons ATGAAATCCCtg AGGTTTCCCTGGATCTGCCTTGTCCTCTTCTCTGTGTGTCTGCTGCTGTGGTACAGTCATGTGATGAGGTCTGGATTTAACATGAAAACAGGTCTGCGTGGTTATGTGAGGGTTCAGCTCAACACTCGCTCAGCATCACAT TTCCTGGACTTCCGCTGTGGCCGCTGTGCTGTAGTGTCCAGCTCCGGGCAGATGCTGGGCGGTGGACGGGGTCAGGAGATCGACCAACATGACTGTGTGATCCGGATGAACGTGGCACCCATCGTCGGGTTCGAGGCTGATGTGGGGAACAGGACCAGTCTGCGTGTGGTCTCTCACACCAGCGTGCCACACCTGCTTCGGCAGCAGGGATATTTCTTCGGGCCAGAGGCGGGAACTACATACGTCATCTGGGGCCCTGAGAAAAACATGAGGCAGGACGGAAAGGGGAAAATCTATAATGCACTAGTGATGCTGGCCAAGAAGTATCCACATACAAATATCTACACCGTCACCAGAGAAAAGGTTCAGTACTGTGACAGCATCTTTCAAAACGAGACGGGCAAAAACAG GATGAAATCGGGGGCCTTTCTCAGTACAGGGTTTTTTACCATGATTCTGGCTCTGGAGGTGTGTGACAGTATTCTGGTTTATGGAATGATTGACGGATCTTACTGCAG TAACGCCAACCACTCGTTTGTGCCGTATCACTACTACGAGCCGTCGCGTCTGGATGAGTGCCGCATGTACCGCGCTCACGAACACGCCAAGAGGGGCGGCCATCGCTTCATCACAGAGAAGCTGATCTACAGCCGCTGGGCGTCTCAGGGGAAGCTGCAGCTCATTTATCCACCCTGGCCACCGCAGGAACATCTGCAAGACTAG
- the LOC132130227 gene encoding alpha-N-acetylgalactosaminide alpha-2,6-sialyltransferase 6-like: protein MRLRSVDKHWQQGQRMVIYGTVFLITTLLILYSSSSSADVYTTFEVNQFHFTIKHTNLKKWAGNEGYIPVYGNKSMKLHCRQCALVTSSSHMLGTHAGDEIDRTECVIRMNDAPTSGYESDVGNRTSVRVVAHSSVFRVVRKPTDFLNRSESPAIIIWGPSTRIGREAKGTLYRLIQRVSMTYSNLSFFFISPGKMQKFDSLFQKETGRDRKRSQSWLSTGWFTMVIAIEMCDNIKVYGMVPPNHCGKRPQPKRLPYHYYKPRGPDECVTYLQNERGRRGAHHRFITEKQVFARWAKQYNISYRHPAW, encoded by the exons ATGAGACTGCGGAGTGTAGATAAA CATTGGCAGCAGGGGCAGCGGATGGTGATTTATGGGACGGTCTTCCTCATCACGACCCTCCTCATCCTCTACAGCTCCAGCAGCTCGGCTGATGTTTACACCACCTTCGAAGTCAACCAGTTTCACTTCACCATCAAACACACCAACCTCAAGAAATGGGCCGGGAACGAGGGATACATTCCTGTTTACGGGAACAAG AGCATGAAGCTGCACTGCCGTCAGTGTGCATTAGTGACCAGCTCCAGTCACATGTTGGGGACTCACGCTGGAGACGAGATCGACCGCACAGAGTGTGTCATCCGCATGAACGACGCCCCAACCTCTGGCTACGAATCAGACGTGGGGAACCGGACCAGCGTACGCGTCGTGGCTCATTCCAGCGTGTTCCGGGTGGTTCGCAAACCCACAGACTTCCTCAATCGCTCAGAGAGCCCTGCCATCATAATCTGGGGTCCGTCGACAAGGATCGGTCGCGAGGCGAAGGGAACGCTGTACAGACTGATCCAGAGAGTCAGTATGACCTACAGTAACCTGTCCTTCTTCTTCATCTCACCTGGCAAAATGCAGAAGTTTGACTCactctttcagaaagagaccggCCGAGACAG aaaaaGGTCTCAGTCCTGGTTAAGCACCGGCTGGTTTACCATGGTGATTGCCATAGAGATGTGTGACAACATAAAGGTTTATGGGATGGTGCCGCCAAACCATTGTGG GAAGCGTCCTCAGCCCAAACGGTTGCCCTATCACTATTACAAGCCCAGAGGTCCAGATGAGTGTGTGACGTACCTCCAGAACGAGAGGGGGCGCCGTGGAGCACACCACCGCTTCATCACTGAGAAACAGGTGTTTGCACGCTGGGCCAAGCAGTACAACATCAGCTACAGACACCCGGCCTGGTGA
- the st6galnac4 gene encoding alpha-N-acetyl-neuraminyl-2,3-beta-galactosyl-1,3-N-acetyl-galactosaminide alpha-2,6-sialyltransferase isoform X2 — translation MKSLFLDFRCGRCAVVSSSGQMLGGGRGQEIDQHDCVIRMNVAPIVGFEADVGNRTSLRVVSHTSVPHLLRQQGYFFGPEAGTTYVIWGPEKNMRQDGKGKIYNALVMLAKKYPHTNIYTVTREKVQYCDSIFQNETGKNRMKSGAFLSTGFFTMILALEVCDSILVYGMIDGSYCSNANHSFVPYHYYEPSRLDECRMYRAHEHAKRGGHRFITEKLIYSRWASQGKLQLIYPPWPPQEHLQD, via the exons ATGAAATCCCtg TTCCTGGACTTCCGCTGTGGCCGCTGTGCTGTAGTGTCCAGCTCCGGGCAGATGCTGGGCGGTGGACGGGGTCAGGAGATCGACCAACATGACTGTGTGATCCGGATGAACGTGGCACCCATCGTCGGGTTCGAGGCTGATGTGGGGAACAGGACCAGTCTGCGTGTGGTCTCTCACACCAGCGTGCCACACCTGCTTCGGCAGCAGGGATATTTCTTCGGGCCAGAGGCGGGAACTACATACGTCATCTGGGGCCCTGAGAAAAACATGAGGCAGGACGGAAAGGGGAAAATCTATAATGCACTAGTGATGCTGGCCAAGAAGTATCCACATACAAATATCTACACCGTCACCAGAGAAAAGGTTCAGTACTGTGACAGCATCTTTCAAAACGAGACGGGCAAAAACAG GATGAAATCGGGGGCCTTTCTCAGTACAGGGTTTTTTACCATGATTCTGGCTCTGGAGGTGTGTGACAGTATTCTGGTTTATGGAATGATTGACGGATCTTACTGCAG TAACGCCAACCACTCGTTTGTGCCGTATCACTACTACGAGCCGTCGCGTCTGGATGAGTGCCGCATGTACCGCGCTCACGAACACGCCAAGAGGGGCGGCCATCGCTTCATCACAGAGAAGCTGATCTACAGCCGCTGGGCGTCTCAGGGGAAGCTGCAGCTCATTTATCCACCCTGGCCACCGCAGGAACATCTGCAAGACTAG